In Desulfarculaceae bacterium, the following are encoded in one genomic region:
- a CDS encoding mannosyl-3-phosphoglycerate synthase — MPSFAQTHSRVTSYYVLQDKQDILQQLVHAARWKKPVLIVPALASEFTDPENRPVFENIVNELAGAKYLAHVIFGLDQASEQDVRTCIDICHKGGLHNSIIQWNDGPAVSGIYQMLEDGGFDLSRRGKGRNVFMGFGVAMALGATCVGLLDADIKTFQRRQLDRLFYPVLVHNYPFSKAFYARWNGQRLFGRVKRLLLDPILLALKRKFSEGSEEKMLRLVDFLLSFDYQLSGEVCLDMWLLRKMRYSLNWGVEIFTLIEVFRKASHVAQVEFTRKSFDHKHQRVSTDDPQKGLHKMSLDIIQTLLHALIVEEGLEVGEEFFRDLALTYESIAEETIKKYSDNAEFNNLTYDRDTEESMVYEVLSRAIVQTADHLAAPSHIAEKMLRLTAAYDDFKPYVDQGLQQTILRLEEKLREESLEVRNLPSWERILWKLPEVSAHIVDALEEDKQRFK, encoded by the coding sequence ATGCCCAGCTTTGCCCAGACCCACTCTCGAGTCACCAGCTACTACGTCCTGCAAGACAAACAGGACATCCTGCAGCAATTGGTGCATGCGGCCCGCTGGAAGAAACCCGTGCTCATCGTGCCGGCCCTGGCCAGCGAATTCACCGATCCCGAAAACCGCCCGGTGTTCGAAAACATCGTGAACGAGCTGGCCGGAGCCAAGTATTTGGCTCACGTGATCTTTGGCCTGGACCAAGCCAGCGAACAAGACGTGCGCACCTGCATAGACATCTGCCACAAAGGCGGACTTCACAACTCCATAATTCAGTGGAACGACGGTCCGGCGGTGAGCGGCATCTACCAGATGCTCGAAGACGGCGGCTTTGATTTGTCGCGCCGGGGCAAGGGCCGCAACGTTTTCATGGGCTTCGGGGTGGCCATGGCCCTGGGCGCCACCTGCGTGGGCCTGTTGGACGCGGACATCAAGACCTTCCAGCGCCGCCAACTGGACCGGCTGTTCTACCCGGTATTGGTGCATAACTACCCGTTCTCTAAAGCCTTCTACGCCCGCTGGAACGGCCAGCGCCTCTTTGGGCGGGTCAAGCGCCTGCTCTTGGACCCCATCCTTTTGGCCCTGAAGCGCAAGTTCAGCGAGGGCAGCGAAGAAAAGATGCTCCGGCTGGTGGACTTCCTGCTCAGCTTCGACTACCAGCTTTCAGGCGAGGTCTGCCTGGACATGTGGCTGCTCCGGAAGATGCGCTACTCTTTGAACTGGGGCGTGGAGATATTCACCCTCATCGAGGTGTTCCGCAAGGCCTCCCACGTGGCCCAGGTGGAGTTCACCCGCAAGAGCTTTGACCACAAGCACCAGCGGGTGAGCACCGATGACCCCCAAAAAGGGCTGCACAAGATGTCCCTGGACATCATCCAAACCCTATTGCACGCCCTTATCGTGGAAGAGGGCCTGGAAGTGGGCGAGGAGTTCTTCCGCGACCTGGCTCTCACCTACGAGTCCATCGCCGAGGAGACCATCAAGAAGTACTCGGACAACGCCGAGTTCAACAACCTGACCTACGACCGCGATACCGAGGAGAGCATGGTCTACGAGGTGCTCTCCCGGGCCATCGTGCAGACCGCCGACCACTTGGCCGCCCCCTCGCACATCGCGGAAAAAATGCTCCGGCTCACCGCGGCCTACGATGATTTCAAGCCGTACGTGGATCAGGGCCTGCAACAGACCATTCTGCGCCTGGAGGAAAAGCTCCGGGAGGAATCCCTGGAGGTGCGCAACCTGCCCTCCTGGGAGCGCATCCTATGGAAGCTTCCCGAGGTGTCCGCTCACATCGTGGATGCTCTGGAAGAGGACAAGCAGCGCTTCAAATAG
- a CDS encoding MBL fold metallo-hydrolase: MKFRFWGTRGSLPAPGPDTLVYGGNSTCCAIEHQGRHLVIDAGSGIRALGMELMGPGVMGGSQSSEGLDVALLMTHLHFDHIMGFPFFAPAYTPGAKVRLGGWPKGMAGIKGMFKNGRYDGGFPVAFSDLPSEVFHDEALTPPRFSWQGLEIRTTPLNHPQGAIGYRFEAPGGALVFITDNELPVGGPPPAELVEFCRGAAVLIHDAQYLPGEMDICVGRGHSEFRACLALAKAAGADRLILTHHDPGRSDAQIDAMIAEARAEAGSLPVEGAREGQTLEL, translated from the coding sequence GTGAAGTTTCGCTTTTGGGGAACCCGGGGATCGCTTCCCGCGCCGGGGCCGGACACCCTGGTCTACGGCGGCAACAGCACCTGCTGCGCCATCGAGCACCAGGGACGCCATCTGGTCATCGACGCGGGCAGCGGCATCCGCGCCCTGGGCATGGAGCTGATGGGCCCCGGCGTGATGGGCGGAAGCCAGTCCTCCGAGGGCCTGGATGTCGCCCTGCTCATGACCCACCTGCACTTCGACCACATCATGGGCTTCCCCTTCTTCGCCCCGGCCTACACCCCCGGCGCCAAGGTCCGCCTGGGCGGCTGGCCCAAGGGCATGGCCGGCATAAAGGGCATGTTCAAGAACGGCCGCTACGACGGCGGCTTCCCGGTAGCCTTCTCCGACCTGCCCAGCGAGGTCTTCCACGACGAGGCCCTGACCCCGCCGCGCTTCTCCTGGCAGGGGCTGGAGATACGCACCACTCCGCTCAACCATCCCCAGGGGGCCATCGGCTACCGCTTCGAGGCCCCGGGCGGGGCCCTGGTGTTCATCACCGACAACGAGCTGCCCGTGGGCGGGCCGCCCCCGGCCGAGCTGGTGGAGTTCTGCCGGGGAGCGGCGGTACTCATCCACGACGCGCAGTACCTGCCCGGCGAGATGGACATCTGCGTCGGGCGGGGCCACTCCGAGTTCCGCGCCTGTCTGGCCCTGGCCAAGGCCGCCGGGGCCGACCGCCTCATCCTGACTCACCACGACCCCGGGCGCAGCGACGCCCAGATTGACGCCATGATCGCCGAGGCCCGCGCCGAAGCGGGCAGCCTGCCAGTGGAAGGAGCCCGCGAGGGCCAGACTCTGGAACTCTGA
- a CDS encoding HAMP domain-containing protein: MNRPRRFILANAMLLGNMMANFMGVVIMGLLDRFGYMVPLPRTKAVVTLIISYDLFAFCLGVGILLFWERPIRRHLKDLYRGTQTPRPALSLARRRLLNEPWLAMGLNLGLWVLAAIIFPVVLWQDPASAPLAAVMAMRSLLVGLITMTSAFFLLEHMLQHRLAPVFFPQGGITRVRGVRHMKIGLRLSMLTMAASMLPLFAILSTIHSSRRLLAKGILPPEQMLADLQNSVAFLCFIFMLNAAGLTLLTRLNMVRPLREIVRALLRVREGDFSARVEVMSNDEIGYTAEAINQMTAGLAERERIKDTFGKYVSQQVRDEILAGRIPLDGEIKQVTMLFADLRDFTPLVENTEPKKVVSIINGYFTRMTEAVENSSGLVLQYVGDEIEAVFGAPLALAGHPRLALEAAWNMRAALAEYNAVLAAQGGPQLRHGIGIHTGAAMAANIGGGGRLSYALVGDTVNLAARLQDLTKVLGRDILLSGDTAAALEPGSRVEYLENTLVKGRTQPVEVYAAL, from the coding sequence ATGAACCGGCCAAGACGCTTCATTCTGGCCAACGCCATGCTTTTAGGCAACATGATGGCCAACTTCATGGGCGTGGTCATCATGGGCCTGCTGGACCGCTTCGGCTACATGGTCCCGCTGCCCCGCACCAAAGCGGTGGTCACCCTCATCATCTCCTACGACCTCTTCGCCTTCTGCCTGGGGGTGGGGATACTGCTCTTTTGGGAGCGGCCAATCCGCCGCCACCTCAAGGACCTGTACCGGGGCACCCAGACCCCGCGCCCGGCGTTGAGCCTGGCCCGCCGCCGCCTGCTCAACGAGCCCTGGCTGGCCATGGGCCTGAACCTGGGCCTGTGGGTCCTGGCGGCCATCATCTTCCCGGTGGTGCTCTGGCAAGACCCCGCCTCCGCCCCCCTGGCCGCGGTGATGGCCATGCGCTCCCTGCTGGTGGGGCTCATCACCATGACCTCGGCCTTTTTCCTGCTGGAGCACATGCTCCAGCACCGCCTGGCCCCGGTGTTCTTCCCCCAGGGGGGCATCACCCGGGTGCGCGGCGTCCGGCACATGAAGATCGGGCTGCGCCTGAGCATGTTGACCATGGCCGCCAGCATGTTGCCTCTTTTCGCCATTCTCTCCACCATCCACTCCTCGCGCCGCCTGCTGGCCAAGGGAATACTGCCTCCGGAGCAGATGCTCGCCGACCTGCAAAACTCGGTGGCCTTTCTGTGCTTCATCTTCATGCTCAACGCGGCGGGGCTCACCCTTCTCACCCGCCTGAACATGGTGCGGCCCCTTCGGGAGATCGTCCGCGCCCTGCTGCGCGTCCGCGAGGGCGACTTCAGCGCCCGGGTGGAGGTGATGTCCAACGACGAGATCGGCTACACCGCCGAGGCCATCAACCAGATGACCGCCGGCCTGGCCGAGCGCGAGCGCATCAAGGACACCTTCGGCAAGTACGTGTCCCAGCAGGTGCGCGACGAGATATTGGCCGGGCGCATCCCCCTGGACGGCGAGATCAAGCAGGTGACCATGCTCTTCGCCGACCTTCGGGACTTCACCCCCCTGGTGGAAAACACTGAGCCCAAGAAGGTGGTGAGCATCATCAACGGCTACTTCACCCGCATGACCGAGGCGGTGGAGAATAGCAGCGGCCTGGTGCTGCAATACGTGGGCGACGAGATCGAGGCGGTGTTCGGCGCGCCCCTGGCCCTGGCGGGCCATCCCCGCCTGGCCCTGGAGGCGGCCTGGAACATGCGCGCCGCCCTGGCCGAGTACAACGCCGTCCTGGCCGCCCAGGGCGGGCCCCAGCTGCGCCACGGCATCGGCATCCACACCGGCGCGGCCATGGCGGCCAACATCGGCGGCGGGGGGCGGCTCTCCTATGCCCTGGTGGGCGACACGGTTAACCTGGCCGCCCGCCTGCAAGACCTCACCAAGGTGCTGGGCCGCGACATTCTCCTGAGCGGGGACACCGCCGCGGCCCTGGAGCCGGGGAGCCGGGTGGAGTACCTGGAAAACACCCTGGTCAAGGGCCGCACCCAGCCCGTGGAGGTCTACGCCGCCCTATAA
- the gshB gene encoding glutathione synthase — protein sequence MIIAFMMDPLESIEPENETTSWLMYECNQRGHTVFFLEPHDIYVRGSRLVARMRNVSVAPGLSMREYWDLVLGCLQRDELIFEDITDIDALFLRKDPPLNYQTMEYLHHVGKDVFIINSTHGQMVASSKLYLLNFPGIIPETHVSRDPKRLRKIIDEFGGAMVVKPLSRSKGEGVIKVSSADRDNLNSLIHYYVNSYKPYPDREAIMVQEYLSQVREHGDVRIMLLNGEILGAMRRIPAEGDFRTNIHAGASPAKHVISDSDRRICETIKPRLITDGLYFVGLDIIGDKLVEINVVSPGGIPRINRLDNIKIEASVIDFVEEQVEALKGGSAIS from the coding sequence ATGATCATCGCCTTTATGATGGACCCGCTGGAGTCCATCGAGCCGGAGAACGAAACCACCTCCTGGTTGATGTACGAGTGCAACCAGCGGGGGCACACGGTTTTCTTCCTGGAACCCCACGACATCTACGTGCGCGGCTCCCGCCTGGTGGCCCGTATGCGTAACGTCAGCGTGGCGCCGGGCCTGTCCATGCGGGAATACTGGGACCTGGTGCTGGGCTGCTTGCAGCGCGACGAGCTGATCTTCGAGGATATCACCGACATCGACGCGCTGTTTTTACGCAAGGACCCGCCGCTCAACTACCAGACCATGGAATACCTGCACCACGTGGGCAAGGACGTGTTCATCATCAACTCCACCCACGGGCAGATGGTGGCCTCCTCCAAGCTTTACCTGCTCAACTTCCCGGGGATCATCCCCGAGACCCACGTAAGCCGCGACCCCAAGCGCCTGCGCAAGATCATCGACGAGTTCGGCGGAGCCATGGTGGTCAAGCCGCTGAGCCGCTCCAAGGGCGAGGGGGTGATCAAGGTCTCCAGCGCGGACCGCGACAACCTGAACTCCCTGATCCACTACTACGTGAACTCCTACAAGCCCTATCCCGACCGCGAGGCCATCATGGTGCAGGAGTACCTCAGCCAGGTGCGTGAGCACGGCGACGTGCGCATCATGCTCCTGAACGGCGAGATCCTGGGGGCCATGCGGCGCATCCCGGCCGAGGGCGACTTCCGCACCAACATCCACGCCGGGGCCAGCCCGGCCAAGCACGTGATCAGCGACAGCGACCGCCGCATCTGCGAGACCATCAAGCCGCGGCTCATCACCGACGGGCTCTATTTCGTGGGCCTGGACATCATCGGCGACAAGCTGGTGGAGATCAACGTGGTGAGCCCCGGCGGCATCCCGCGCATCAACCGCCTGGACAACATCAAGATCGAGGCCTCGGTCATCGACTTCGTGGAAGAGCAGGTGGAGGCGCTCAAGGGGGGCTCCGCCATATCGTGA
- a CDS encoding N-formylglutamate amidohydrolase — translation MTLPLVITLPHASAKLPPEAAARLALGPVEAQESVDLGSSEVFGPLPVLSLIPAPFSRLAVDLNRAPEDFGPKGVMALTDYAGREVFRPGRVPGRAEVAAGVADWWRPWHAAVAKALAAPGVAALIDGHSLDGVGPAGAPDPGKKRADVVLSNRGGAGGEATPDKELSCPPKLLRRLGAALEAEGLSVAYNTPYSGGHVIARYGPGLMAQGRAAVQIELNKDLYADPAYSRVDADRAAKLSRRLERALRSVFLRR, via the coding sequence GTGACCCTGCCCCTGGTCATCACCCTGCCCCACGCCTCGGCAAAGCTGCCCCCCGAGGCGGCCGCCCGCCTGGCCCTGGGGCCGGTGGAGGCTCAGGAGTCGGTGGACCTGGGCTCCAGCGAGGTCTTCGGCCCCCTGCCGGTGCTCTCCCTGATCCCCGCCCCCTTTTCCCGCCTGGCGGTGGACCTGAACCGCGCCCCGGAGGACTTCGGCCCCAAGGGGGTCATGGCCCTCACCGACTACGCGGGGCGCGAGGTGTTCCGGCCGGGGCGGGTGCCGGGACGGGCGGAGGTGGCGGCCGGGGTGGCAGACTGGTGGCGGCCCTGGCATGCGGCGGTGGCCAAGGCCCTGGCCGCGCCGGGGGTGGCCGCGCTCATCGACGGGCACAGCCTGGACGGGGTGGGCCCGGCCGGAGCCCCGGACCCGGGAAAGAAGCGGGCCGACGTGGTGCTGAGCAACCGGGGCGGCGCGGGCGGCGAGGCCACGCCGGACAAGGAGCTATCCTGCCCCCCTAAGCTCCTGCGCCGCCTGGGCGCGGCCCTGGAGGCCGAGGGGCTCTCGGTGGCCTACAACACCCCCTACTCCGGGGGGCACGTCATAGCCCGCTACGGCCCGGGGCTCATGGCCCAAGGCCGGGCCGCGGTGCAAATTGAGTTGAACAAGGATCTATACGCCGACCCGGCCTACAGCCGGGTGGACGCGGACAGGGCGGCGAAACTCAGTCGCCGCTTGGAGCGGGCCCTTCGCTCGGTGTTCCTTCGTCGTTGA
- a CDS encoding cyclic nucleotide-binding domain-containing protein: protein MPAQTSLSEKILLLRGMEIFEGLAVAELAAVATVCEDYLAAPGEKIIAEGDVGESMYLIVKGKVKVSQSGEDGCSLELAELGGGDYVGEMALFDDAPRSATVTADGEVQLLVLYKREFEETVREYPQVALQMCKELSRRLRRLHEKIHAMPVCDLPPSFFNDEGTPSEGPAPSGD, encoded by the coding sequence ATGCCCGCCCAAACCAGTTTGTCCGAAAAGATTCTGCTGCTCAGGGGCATGGAGATATTCGAGGGCCTGGCCGTGGCCGAGCTGGCCGCGGTGGCCACGGTGTGCGAAGACTACCTGGCCGCGCCCGGCGAGAAGATCATCGCCGAGGGCGACGTGGGCGAGTCCATGTACCTCATCGTCAAGGGCAAGGTGAAGGTGAGCCAGTCCGGCGAGGACGGCTGCTCCCTGGAGCTGGCCGAGCTGGGAGGGGGCGACTACGTGGGCGAGATGGCCCTGTTCGACGACGCGCCCCGCTCGGCCACGGTGACCGCCGACGGCGAGGTGCAGCTGTTGGTGCTGTACAAGCGCGAGTTCGAGGAGACGGTGCGCGAGTATCCCCAGGTGGCCCTGCAGATGTGCAAGGAGCTCTCCCGGCGCCTACGCCGTTTGCACGAGAAGATTCACGCCATGCCGGTGTGCGACCTGCCGCCCTCTTTCTTCAACGACGAAGGAACACCGAGCGAAGGGCCCGCTCCAAGCGGCGACTGA